In Bombyx mori chromosome 11, ASM3026992v2, one genomic interval encodes:
- the CPH23 gene encoding cuticular protein hypothetical 23 precursor, translating into MMKIILVISALVAIAAAKPTLLSAPLVAAPAVVTATSSQYYHRINNGLAAYVAAPAAYVAPAVASAAYVAPSAPLVASAPYLAAPAGYVAV; encoded by the exons ATGATGAAAATT ATCTTAGTCATCTCTGCGCTGGTCGCCATCGCCGCGGCCAAGCCGACACTTTTAAGCGCACCATTGGTGGCGGCACCTGCAGTGGTAACCGCAACAAGCTCTCAGTACTACCATCGCATCAACAACGGATTAGCTGCATACGTTGCTGCCCCTGCCGCTTATGTCGCACCGGCGGTCGCTTCAGCTGCCTATGTCGCTCCATCTGCCCCTTTGGTAGCTTCGGCCCCCTATCTCGCTGCCCCTGCCGGCTATGTTGCCGTTTAA